The nucleotide sequence GACACGGCGGCCGCCCGTCGGGCTGGGACGGTGGACGACTATCGGAGCACCCATGCCTCCAGGGTGCACCGGGGTCAGCTACTCGAGCACCCCGAGCTCGGAGTCGGGCCGGCAGATCTCACAGGCGCGGAGGCCGCCGCTGGTGATGGCCTGCCGGGCCTGTTCCTGGCTGAGGGGTTTCGTGTGGTGGCTGGCCATGCGGCAGTCGCCGAGGTGCACGGAGTCCGCAGACGCTTTGCCGCCGACGCGCAGGTAAGAGAGGACGAAGGCGGGACCTTCGGGCAGCGGCCGGCGGGAGGCACGCTCCCGTACCTTCGCGAGCTCGGCTTCGATCCAGCGCTCGGTCTGGGCGAGCTGGGAGCACTGCACGCGATACAGGAACCGCAGCTTCTCCAGCTCGGGCGACGTCGGCTCATCGGGCACATGTTCGATTCTAGTCCTGTGGATCGCCCCCGGCTGTCAGCGGCTGCTCGTACAGTGAGGCCATCCATCCGCGTCTACTGGCTGATGCGGCACTCGGACCCGCCCCGGCGTGATGCACCGGGGCGGGACACCCTCTGGAGACTCCATGGAAGACCTGATCGCGTTCCTCCGCGCCCGCCTCGACGAAGACGAGGAACTGGCTCTCCAGGCGCAGCAGCTGGGCGGTGCGCCTTCCTGGGACTCGGCCGCCGATGTGTTGCTGCTTCCCGGCCTCAAGACGCGTCGCCGTCTGGCCGAGCAGGGCGTACCGGATGCCTTGCAGGACGCCGTAGAGGCGCACGCCGCCCGTCACGATCCCGCGCGGGTGCTGGCCGACGTCGACGCCAAACGGCGGATCGTGACCGCCTACGAGGAAGCCGCAACCGAGTTCCAGGACATTGGGCCCGGCATGGTGAGCTACGACCGAATGGTCGGGTCCGTCAGCTCCCTGCGGACCGCGATCGAGTGCCTCTCCCTGGCCTATGCCGACCACCCGGACTATCAGGACATGTGGCGGCCGTAGCTGTCGGCGCCCTACTTCTTCGCCTTCTCGGCTTCCTTGCGCTTCTTCTCCGCGTACCCCTCCGGGTTGAGCACGGCGAGC is from Streptomyces venezuelae ATCC 10712 and encodes:
- a CDS encoding DUF6233 domain-containing protein → MPDEPTSPELEKLRFLYRVQCSQLAQTERWIEAELAKVRERASRRPLPEGPAFVLSYLRVGGKASADSVHLGDCRMASHHTKPLSQEQARQAITSGGLRACEICRPDSELGVLE
- a CDS encoding DUF6221 family protein — protein: MEDLIAFLRARLDEDEELALQAQQLGGAPSWDSAADVLLLPGLKTRRRLAEQGVPDALQDAVEAHAARHDPARVLADVDAKRRIVTAYEEAATEFQDIGPGMVSYDRMVGSVSSLRTAIECLSLAYADHPDYQDMWRP